The Rhodothermales bacterium DNA segment TCGCCAGGCTTGGCTCCCCCCGCGCTGGACCCCGACGTCCGCTTCTTCGAAGCCTTCTTCGGAGGCTCGGCCGCCTGCTTCGGCGCCGGAGGGCGCTCTGGCTCGGGCACCGGCCCGTCGGTCGTTGCCTCCGTCAGGAGCTGAGTGAGGGACGCACTGCGGTCACGCTTCGCCATCGTCGGAGGAGCTAAGGGTGAGGAGGAAGCGGGCGACGGCGTCGTAGTCCTCTGCCCCCCGCCCGCCGGGATCGTACTCGTAGATCGTCTGCCCCGCGTCGGGTGCCTCGGCCAGCCGGACCGTCGTGCGGACGGGCGGCGACACGCGCCCCGGAAACGTGGCTTCCAGCGCCCCGGCCACGTCCCGCGTCACGCGGTTGCGCTGGTCGTACCGCGTCGGCACCACCGCATAGACCGGCGGCATGATGCCGCGCGGCTCTAACCGACGCTGCGTTTTGAGCAGGTCCGAGAGCCCGACGACCGCCAGCGGCTCCGGCGTCACCGGCACCACGAGCCCGCCCCGCGCACCCCCCGCCAGGAGGTCCGCCACGAGCGCCGATGCCGCCAGCGTGAGCAGCCCGAGCTCGGGCGGGCAGTCGATCACGACAGCCCCGTACGTCTGAAACGCCTCGACCTCGTCGGCCAGCCGGTACACCCCGTCGGCCACGGGCAACCCTGCCGCCACCTGCGCCAGGTCCCCCCCCGAGGCCAGCACGTCCAGGCTCGGCCGCGCCGTCTCCACCAGATCCGCCAGCACCCCCTTCCCCTCCAGCAGCAGCGACGTGGGCGACGGCGCGCGAGACGCCAGGCCGAGACAGCGCGCCACGTGACCCTGCGGGTCGAGGTCGACGAGCACCGTCCTTCTCCCCTCCCCTGCATAGTGCGCGGCGAGGTGGACAGCCGTCGTGGTCTTGGCCGTCCCCCCTTTCTGGTTGAGGACGCAGAGGGCGAGCATGAGCGAGGGAGCTGGAATAGAGAAGACGCGACTGGCAATGCTGCCATTGTCGATAATGGCGGCAATGTACTCAATACCTGCATTGTAAACAATACTGACAATGTAGGCGTTGGCACCAATGGTAGTATTGTCAGCATTGTTAGCAATATCTGCAATGTTAGTGCCTTGAAGTCCGATGGGCTTAGAAGCCATCGGATCCAGCACATGCTACTGTGGCCTCGCTACGTGCCCCAGGAAGCCCCGCGAGGCCTCGGCCGGTACCCGAGCCCGGTTACGAACCGGAGGCGCTCAGATGGCCGGAGAGTGCGCCGTCGAACGAAGGGGGACCTTCTGCCCTCGGGGACGGCACCGGGGGTTACACCACGGTCGATACGGTGTCTCTATTCCCGTGATCTCGCTGGATACTGACGGCCCCGCGGCATCGAGCCGCCCCCCAACCCGATCCCCCACCCATGCCACCGATCCTCTCGCCTCAGCGGGTGGCCGAGGCGGTCGTAGACCGGCACTGCGGGTTCACCGGGTCCGACGAAGCCGCCCTCTACACCCTCCTCATCGCGATCCACCCGACGTCGGCCCGGCTCGCCCGCCGCTACGAGCGACGCCTCGCGGTTCTCCTGAGCCAGATGGAGGACCCCGTCACTCAGCTCGAGCGCCTCACCGGCCGGGCATGGACACCCTGCGTTCATCCAACTCCGCCCACACCCGACTCGTCTGTCGAGTCACACGCGAGCGCCGGCCGACAGGGGAGGGGGTAGACGACAGATCTTCGCCTTCGCCCGACAACGGTGCCCGCGATCGGTACGGGAGCGGGACAGCCCATAGGACGCTACCTCTCGCCTACGGCTCACGCTCCCACCCCGCCTGGACCTCCTCGACCCAAACTGCAGGACTCGCTCCCAGCGCCTCGGCCAGACGCAGAACCGTCTCCAGGCTCGGCGCTCGGTCGCCCCGCTCCAATCGCGAGACGTGGGTATGGTGGAGGTCAGCCGCCTCCGCCAGCGCCTCCTGCGTGAGCCCGGCCGCCGTCCGCTCCCGACGCAGCACGGCCCCGAATAGTACCGCCGCGCGTCGCGGCGGCGGCTCTCTCCCGGCTCGGGCTGTGTCGTCGTGCTCCATGCCGGAAAACTGCCGGGCCCACCGACAGAGCAACACAGCCAATTGTCAAGTGGGTTACACTGAGTTACACCTCGGGTCTACAGGACAACCCCGGCGGGAATCGGGGGAGGGGAGGGGCTCGGCGGCTCGGCGACTTCCCCACACTCCCACCTCCACCTGAGTCCCGTATGTCCTACGTCCTCCGCGTCGGGGAACGCGTGACCACACAATCCGGTGATGCCGTTACGCTCCCTACGGAGGGCGCGCGCGCTTCCATCGACGGGGACACCCTCCGCGTCCTCCTCGCTTTCGTGGACCCGACCGACGCCGAACGGCGAGCCGTCGATCACGGACCGGTCGAGCTCGGCGTGTTCACCGACGGGGGAATCATCGCGCTCCTCCTCCGTACCGGGGAGCCTGGCACTCCCGCCTACGTCGAGGCCAAAGCCCCGCTCAACCTTTTCCACCGCACCACCCACCTCAACGGGTTCCTCCACGCGACATCCGGACGTGAGGCCGATCTCGTCGGAGGAAGCCCGGAAGCCTCGTTCACCGCGGAGTTCGCCCTCTGCGACGCCGATACCCACGTCGTACAGGCTCTGCGATCCATCCGCCTCCCGACCGACGTCACGGACGCCCTCCGCGCAGCCGCACGCGCCCAGGTCGCCACGATCCGGTGCACCGCTGAGGTGGAGCGCTCCACCCTCCACACGCTGCGCGCCGCCACCGTGGAAGAGCTGATGACCCGCGCGGTCGAACGCTACCAGGAAGCCGATCGGTAGGGGAGAGGGCACCTTAGGAGAGAAGCCCGCACATCCTCTACCCCCGAGCACCCCCGCTCGTCGCCGCCAAGTCCGCCCGCCGGACCTTCGGTCCTCTCCCTGCTGCTTCGCGGCTCCAGCGCGGCCGTGCTCTCTGCGTACGGAAGGCAGGAGAGAGGGCGGCGGAGCCGCAGGGTCGCTCCACCACGCGCAGACCCGCGCATCGCTCCACGGTCGCCCTGTCGGGCGGCTCGAACGGGCCGACGAGCGGCCCTGACTCGGGTGCGCCCAGGGGCTTACGCAACATGGGTCGCTGCGCGCCTCCGGCAAGGGCCGGTCCCGCTGCTACGCTGCGCGCCCTCCGTGCTCGCCGTCCTCCCCTCCGCCGTCGCTCGGCTGCGCCTCCCTCCGTTGTGCGGGTCCGGGCGGCTCCGCGCGGCCCGTGCCTCCGGTGCTCGCTCCTGCACGGTGGCTTTCAGCCCCCGGGCGCTCTCGTTTTTTGCCTCACTCCAAGTGCCTCGCATGTCCGCTTCCGCCACGCCCTCGCCGGTCCGCCTGCTCCTCGCCTCGGCCCCGGCCGTGGGCTTCTCCGGCTCGCGCTCCGCCTCGCCCGTGTGCCTCGCCGCCTGTCGCGCCGTCCTCCCGCTCGTGGGCGGGGCCGTGCACGTGGGGTGCGCGCCGGGGCTGGATGCCGCCGTGCGCTCGGCCTGCCCGTCCGCGTCGGTCCTCTCGGCCGTGTCCTTCGGCGGGGCCGGTGGCTTCGGGCGCGGTGCCTTCGCCGCCCGCTCGGTCGCGCTCGTCCGCGCCGTGGCCGCAGCGGGGCAGGGGGCTGTTCCTCCGTCGGTGTGGGTGTCGTTTCCCGGCTGCGCCTGCCCGGCTGGGCTCGCCCCATGCCCGTCTCCGTCGCGGTGCTTCTCCGGCCTCGGCTCGGGGTCGTGGGCCTCGCTCGCCTTCGCCGCCGGGCTCGGGTTGCCGTGCCTCGTGTTCGTCCCGCCCGGCGTCCCGGCCCCGGCCCCGTGGGGCTTCACCCCGCTCGGCGGCGGCTGGCTCTTCCGGCCCGCTCCGCCGTCGCTCTTCACCCCCGCGTGAGCGCGTCCGGTGTGGATAACTTTCCGTCCATTTTAGCTCTTAACGCCTGTTTATGCTTGTTTTATACGGTGCAAATAAGCTATATTCATAGTAGAAAACAAGGCACCCGGCGGCTCCTACCCGCCCCGCCTTCGGTCCGGCAACGGCCCTCCCTCCAATCACCAGAACCCCCGCTCCCATGTCGCTCCTCGTGCACACCCGCACCCACAAGGTCGAGCACCTCCGCCGCGGCCTCTACCAGCTCACCGTGTTCGACCGCAACCCCCGCCCCGGTGCCCGCCACCTCATCGAGTGGCACCACGGCAACCGGCGCGGCGCGTTCGCCCGCCTCGCGGCGCTCCTCGGTCAGCCCGGCCTCGCAGCGTAATCGCGTGGCATGCCCCGCCGGTCCGGCTCCTACCCGGCCGGCGGGGAGGACCCCCTGCGGTCCACCTCCAATCACCACACCCGTCGCCTCCCGTCATGTCTACCGCCGTCGTCTACGTCGTCCGACTCCGTCGCCCGCTCTGCCACGCCCGCCACTACGTCGGCTGGACGTGCGACCTCCCCAACCGCGTCCGCCAACACCTCACCGGCCGGGGCTCGGCCCTGCTGAACGCCGCCAACGCCTACGGCATCCGGTGGGACGTCGTCCACGTCATCGCGTGCCCCTCGTGGAAGGTGGCGCAGGAGCTCGAACGCCACATCAAGCGCTCCCGCCACGTCACCCGCTGGTGCCCCGTCGAGCGCCACCGCGCCGGGCGCGACTCGGTGAGCTTCGCTCCCGGTCGCACCGCCGACACCCGGCGTCCCGTCGCCGACGCGCTCGCCTCCGTTCCCGCCGAGGTCCGCGCCCTCACTGCCGGCCCGGACGCGCTCACCCCGCGCGCCGTCCCGTTCGCCCGCCGCGACTTCGACCCCTACCGCGCCGCGTCGCTCGCTCAGTCCGGGCCTGTCGCTGCCCCGTTTCCAGTCCTCGCCCTCGCTGCCTGACCACTGTTTCACCCATACACCGGGCGCTCCTACCGCCCATCCAATCACCAAACAGACACACCGCTATGTCCCGCTCCCGATCCTACGACCGCGAAGCAGCCCGCCAACGCGCCGCCGAGAAGGCTGCCGAAGCCCGCGACACCCTCGCCCGAGGCGTCGAGCACGTCGCCCACGACCCCGACGCGCTCGCCGCCCACCTCCGATTCCGCGCCCACTTCCGCACCTACTCCTTCCGCAACACGCTCCTCCTCGCCGAGCAAGGCCGCGCCCGTGGAATCGCAGCCCGCTACGTGAAGGGGTTCAAGGCGTGGATCGAGGTCGGCCGCTGCGTCCGCAAAGGCGAGAAGGCCCTCGGCCTCTTCGCCCCGGTCACCCGGAAGCTAGAAGGGGAGGAGGCGACCGCCGCCGGGGTCGCTGACGGGACCCGCTCGCTCGTCGGCTACCGCGTGGCGTCCGTGTTCGACATCAGCCAGACGGACGTGATCGAGGGCCGCGAAGACGACGCCCTCACCTACGCCTCGCCCATCCCGACCCTCGCCGGCGACGACTTCGCCCACCTCCGCCACGACCTCGAAGCCGTCGCCGCCGCGCTCGGCTACACCGTCGAGGTCTATGCCCCGCACGTGCGCCCGGCGGACGGGTTCTGCCACGTCGCCCGCCGCCGCATCGGCCTCGCCCTCGCCGCCCCGAACCAGCAGGCCGCCGTGCTCGCTCACGAGCTCGCACACGCCGTCGCCCACGGCAACGCCCCCGCCCGTGACCTCGCCAAAGCGGATCGGGAGATCCAGGCCGAGGGCGCCGCCTACCTCGCCTGCTACGCCCTCGGGCTCGACACGGCGGCCGCCGCGCTCCCCTACCTCAAGACGTTCGCCGACGCGGAGACGGCCGAGGAGCGGACCGACCAGATCACCGCGCACCTCGCCGAGATCGACCGGATCGGCTGGCACCTCGTGGAGCTCGTCGAGGGCGTCCGGCACACCGCCCTCGCTGCCTAGCCCTCGCACTCCCACGTCCGCACCTCCAACCCCCTATACCCATGCGTCCGCTCCATCCCCTCGGCCGTGCCGTGCTGTTCGTCGTGCATCTCGCGGCCCTCTTCGCCCTCCTCACCCTCGCCCTCGCCGCCGGCACCGGCTGCACCCACGCACACAGAGCCTCCGACGGGGGAGGGGAGAAGCACTCCCCCCACCGGCCGGCCGAGGTGTTCCACTGCGCCGATTGCCGGCTCTCCCGCGAGCGCTGCCGCTGCGCGTGCTGGAGCGGAGCCGTGACCCCGCAGGACTGCACCGACAGCCTGCCCCGCTGAGGCGGGGAGTAGGCCCGCCTCGCTTCCCCCGGCCGGGGGCTCCTACCTCCCGGCCGGGCACCGTCCAATCACTCCGACCGCACCCGACCATGCACTCTATTTGTCCCTTCCCGCATCGCCGCACCGCTGGCCGGCCCGGCCTCGCCGCCCACTTCGACGGCCTCGCCGAGCGCGAAGCCGCCCGCCTCCGGCGCATCGAGCACGCCGACCCCTCGCACGACCGAGAGGAAACCGCCGCGCTCCTCCGTGCCTTCGAGACGCTCGCAGCCCTCCACCGGCAGGGGTGGGTGCCGGCACCGCTATTCGGTGTCCGCACGCGCCGCCACGTCCTCACGATCCTTCAGAGCGAAGCCCTCGAAGGCGACGACCTCCGCCCCGTGCGGACCGCCCTCCGCTTCACCCTCGGCCTCCCCATGCCCCGCGCGCACGGCTTCCGTCTCATGCGCGAGGCGTTCGATACACTCGGCCTGACGATCCCGCTCCCAGATCGCGCGGAACATCCGCTCCCCATCGGCGGCGATGGCTGCGACGTGCCGCAGGCGGAGCCCCTCACGTTCGAGGCATGGACGACGGCCGTAGACGACGCCTGCCGCGACGACGACGGGAACGGCCTCTGCCGTCACTTCCGCACCATCGACTTCCATGAGGCGTTCGAGTGCGGCATGTCCCCGGCCGAGGTGGTCCATACCGTGACTGACTGGATCGTAGGCTGTGAAGTCTACGGCCCCCGTCCGTTTACGTGGAAGCTGCCATGCGATGAGGACGGATGCCCGTCTGTCACGGTGGCTCCCGTGGTCACTCCCGACGAGACACAGCACGCGGTGTTTTGAGGGCCGGTACTCGGCAGGGGAGAGGCAGGGCCGGAGTCCTGCTCCTTCTGCCGGAATCCTGCGCTCGCCGGGGTGCGATGACAGGGGAAATACCGTACCTTTACGGTCCCAAACCTGTGCGCCCTCCGGCCTTCCCGATGAACACCCTCACCCACGTCGAGCGCCTCGAACCCGCGCGCGGTGTCCGCCCCGGCTGGCGCGTCGTGGTCCCCTACGCGAGTGCCCCGGCTGCTCGCCGCACGTTCTACGACGCGGACCACGGCACCCCCGGCACCGCGCTCGACGCCGCCCTGCGCTGGCGCGACGAGGAGGCCGAGGCCGCCGCCCGCCGCGCCCCAAAAGTCATGCACCGCGTCCGCTCCGACGCCGAAGGCGCGCTCGTCCCGGGCATCGCGGTGACGCGCAAGGACGTGAGCGGGACGGTCTACCCCGTGATCCGCGCCTCCGTCCACACCGCAGACGGCCGCCAACGTACCC contains these protein-coding regions:
- a CDS encoding ParA family protein, with the protein product MLALCVLNQKGGTAKTTTAVHLAAHYAGEGRRTVLVDLDPQGHVARCLGLASRAPSPTSLLLEGKGVLADLVETARPSLDVLASGGDLAQVAAGLPVADGVYRLADEVEAFQTYGAVVIDCPPELGLLTLAASALVADLLAGGARGGLVVPVTPEPLAVVGLSDLLKTQRRLEPRGIMPPVYAVVPTRYDQRNRVTRDVAGALEATFPGRVSPPVRTTVRLAEAPDAGQTIYEYDPGGRGAEDYDAVARFLLTLSSSDDGEA
- a CDS encoding helix-turn-helix transcriptional regulator, which translates into the protein MEHDDTARAGREPPPRRAAVLFGAVLRRERTAAGLTQEALAEAADLHHTHVSRLERGDRAPSLETVLRLAEALGASPAVWVEEVQAGWEREP
- a CDS encoding GIY-YIG nuclease family protein, producing MSTAVVYVVRLRRPLCHARHYVGWTCDLPNRVRQHLTGRGSALLNAANAYGIRWDVVHVIACPSWKVAQELERHIKRSRHVTRWCPVERHRAGRDSVSFAPGRTADTRRPVADALASVPAEVRALTAGPDALTPRAVPFARRDFDPYRAASLAQSGPVAAPFPVLALAA
- a CDS encoding ArdC family protein; translated protein: MSRSRSYDREAARQRAAEKAAEARDTLARGVEHVAHDPDALAAHLRFRAHFRTYSFRNTLLLAEQGRARGIAARYVKGFKAWIEVGRCVRKGEKALGLFAPVTRKLEGEEATAAGVADGTRSLVGYRVASVFDISQTDVIEGREDDALTYASPIPTLAGDDFAHLRHDLEAVAAALGYTVEVYAPHVRPADGFCHVARRRIGLALAAPNQQAAVLAHELAHAVAHGNAPARDLAKADREIQAEGAAYLACYALGLDTAAAALPYLKTFADAETAEERTDQITAHLAEIDRIGWHLVELVEGVRHTALAA